In Drosophila santomea strain STO CAGO 1482 chromosome 2L, Prin_Dsan_1.1, whole genome shotgun sequence, a single window of DNA contains:
- the LOC120458324 gene encoding tubulin-specific chaperone cofactor E-like protein, translating to MPSLLEALERKYFAECEFENAHQPELHKRSDLPNDFTVTKCGGRMEFSIFIPRLSPLTSVPALLVLNDCDIDSAGDFDSIREKCQRVRELDLAQNKLSDWSEVFSILEHMPRIEFLNLSKNQLASPIGSLPTAPTINLKSLVLNGTYLDWACVDALLKNLPVLQELHLSLNNYRQVLIDAEEAEQRLQETETPEETERRITKAHPALKTLHFTGNPVEHWQEICRLGRLFPNLEALVLADCPIKSLQAEESSETHRYFPSLRLLNLSSAQLDSWAAIDELAKFGELRNLRVKHWPLWESLECTEHERRQLLIARLPNVEMLNGGGKISNDERVDSERAFVRYYMDKPEDERPARYEELLRIHGKLDPLVNVSLKPDKRVKVLFTYNDVSESRFVDIYLTVNDLKVKLEKLVGLAPNKMRLYYLDQDYKEFGPEEMRFPNKQLYSYNIQSGDEIIIDAKK from the coding sequence ATGCCTTCCCTTTTGGAGGCGCTGGAGCGCAAGTACTTCGCAGAATGCGAGTTTGAGAATGCCCACCAACCGGAACTCCACAAACGAAGCGACCTGCCCAATGACTTTACGGTCACCAAGTGCGGCGGGCGCATGGAATTCTCCATCTTCATACCCCGCCTATCCCCGCTGACCAGTGTGCCAGCCTTACTGGTCCTCAACGACTGCGACATCGATTCGGCCGGGGACTTCGACAGCATCCGGGAGAAGTGCCAACGGGTGAGGGAACTGGATCTGGCCCAGAACAAGCTGAGCGACTGGTCGGAGGTCTTCAGCATACTGGAGCACATGCCGCGCATCGAGTTCCTCAACCTGAGCAAGAACCAGCTGGCCAGTCCGATCGGCTCGTTGCCCACGGCTCCCACGATCAATCTGAAGAGCCTGGTGCTGAACGGCACCTACTTGGACTGGGCTTGCGTGGATGCCCTGCTGAAGAATCTGCCCGTGCTCCAGGAACTGCATCTCAGCCTGAACAACTACAGGCAGGTGTTGATCGATGCCGAGGAGGCGGAGCAGCGGCTGCAGGAAACGGAAACGCCAGAGGAAACCGAGCGGCGAATCACCAAAGCCCATCCTGCTCTAAAGACTCTGCATTTCACCGGCAATCCCGTCGAGCACTGGCAGGAGATCTGTCGGCTGGGCCGACTGTTTCCCAACCTCGAGGCCCTCGTTCTGGCAGACTGTCCCATAAAATCGCTGCAGGCCGAGGAGAGTAGCGAGACCCATAGGTACTTCCCCAGCCTGAGGCTATTGAACTTGAGTTCCGCCCAACTGGATAGCTGGGCAGCCATCGATGAGCTGGCCAAGTTTGGCGAGCTACGCAATCTCCGTGTAAAACACTGGCCACTCTGGGAAAGTCTGGAGTGCACGGAGCACGAGAGGAGGCAGCTCCTGATAGCCCGGTTGCCTAATGTGGAGATGCTCAACGGAGGCGGCAAGATCAGCAACGACGAGCGCGTGGACTCGGAGCGTGCTTTTGTCAGATATTATATGGACAAACCGGAGGATGAGCGACCTGCGCGCTACGAAGAGCTCTTGCGGATCCATGGCAAACTGGATCCCTTGGTCAATGTGAGCCTGAAACCGGACAAACGGGTTAAGGTCCTGTTCACCTACAACGACGTGAGCGAGAGTCGGTTCGTGGACATCTATCTGACCGTCAACGATTTGAAGGTGAAGCTGGAGAAGCTGGTGGGTCTGGCGCCAAACAAGATGCGCCTCTACTACCTGGATCAGGACTACAAGGAGTTCGGGCCGGAGGAGATGCGGTTCCCCAACAAACAGTTGTACAGCTACAACATCCAGTCGGGCGACGAGATCATCATCGATGCCAAGAAGTGA